A stretch of Lathyrus oleraceus cultivar Zhongwan6 chromosome 6, CAAS_Psat_ZW6_1.0, whole genome shotgun sequence DNA encodes these proteins:
- the LOC127097642 gene encoding transcription factor bHLH133, with protein MKSINMSEECVGNTIATTSTTPLNWWYLQATNSLSSNWNDVNKLAWSNQMNNPNSSSSCDDQDISVSSNSFTNASNHSSLTVDSSRRILESHAPSSNDFMAEHASDNQLWSHVLSGVGSNGELQNNQEIGENFLDGLSSKTMFDEPACDYLKKLDTTNWEYSGSASFNTSFEKHLNGYSEALIENNERLTKLSNLVSTWSIAPPDPEVSSHFDPQTNNISNNLNSNSSNIDNHHFESDPNCHLKQLPFGDSIGGVGNKMFSNVHDIQDMNKVKQEYHHPHHHHGNHEVFGKSFMNPNGYLDGFNNSLNSVGENGKFYQGLPNISPCTKSFSDVISFNSRFGIHTQRPSMKYSNLSDSRKQGLHTPSHTRTSSGRDGTTREVKKKRSEESLEANLKKPKQDTSTTNSSSSKVQAPKVKLGEKITALQQIVSPFGKTDTASVLFEAIGYIKYLEEQVQLLSNPYLKANSHKDPRGMYFDRKDKEDAKMDLRSRGLCLVPTSCTPVVYRENTGPDYWTPAYRGCLYR; from the exons ATGAAATCCATAAACATGAGTGAAGAATGTGTTGGCAACACTATTGCTACTACCTCTACTACACCATTAAACTGGTGGTATCTTCAAGCAACAAACTCTCTTTCTTCTAATTGGAATGATGTTAATAAACTTGCATGGAGCAATCAAATGAATAATCCAAATTCTTCCTCTTCTTGTGATGATCAAGATATATCCGTTTCTTCGAATTCTTTCACTAATGCTTCAAACCATTCCTCTCTCACCGTTGATTCCTCTCGAAGAATACTCGAGTCACATGCACCTTCTTCTAATGACTTCATGGCTGAACATGCTTCAGATAACCAACTTTGGAGTCATGTTCTATC AGGTGTTGGATCAAATGGAGAGTTACAAAACAACCAAGAAATTGGAGAAAATTTCTTGGATGGACTTTCATCAAAAACCATGTTTGATGAGCCAGCTTGTGACTATTTGAAGAAACTTGATACAACAAATTGGGAATATAGTGGTTCAGCTTCATTCAATACAAGTTTTGAAAAGCACTTAAATGGGTACAGTGAAGCTCTTATTGAGAATAATGAAAGGTTGACAAAATTATCCAATCTTGTTAGCACTTGGTCTATTGCCCCACCTGACCCTGAAGTTAGTAGCCACTTTGATCCACAAACAAACAACATATCAAATAATTTGAATTCCAATTCCTCCAATATTGATAATCATCACTTTGAATCTGACCCTAATTGTCATCTCAAACAATTACCTTTTGGAGATTCTATTGGAGGAGTAGGTAATAAAATGTTCTCTAATGTCCATGATATTCAAGACATGAATAAGGTTAAACAAGAAtatcatcatcctcatcatcatcatggaAATCATGAAGTGTTTGGAAAATCATTTATGAATCCAAATGGATATCTTGATGGATTTAATAATAGTCTTAATTCAGTTGGAGAAAATGGAAAATTTTATCAAGGGTTGCCAAATATTTCACCATGCACCAAAAGTTTCTCAGATGTTATATCCTTTAATAGTAGGTTTGGAATCCATACACAAAGGCCTAGCATGAAATACTCAAACTTATCTGATTCAAGAAAGCAAGGACTTCACACACCTTCACAT ACGAGGACTAGTAGTGGAAGAGACGGGACAACGCGTGAAGTAAAGAAGAAAAGATCCGAAGAATCATTAGAAGCAAACTTGAAGAAGCCAAAACAAGATACATCAACAACTAATTCATCTTCTTCAAAG GTGCAAGCACCTAAAGTCAAGCTAGGAGAAAAGATCACAGCTCTTCAACAAATTGTATCTCCTTTTGGAAAG ACAGATACAGCTTCAGTGCTGTTTGAAGCAATAGGGTACATAAAGTATCTTGAAGAACAAGTCCAG CTACTGAGTAACCCTTACTTGAAGGCAAATTCACACAAG GATCCAAGGGGAATGTACTTTGACAGAAAGGATAAGGAAGATGCGAAAATGGATCTTCGAAGTCGAGGTCTTTGTTTAGTTCCAACTTCATGTACACCTGTAGTTTATAGAGAGAACACTGGACCAGATTACTGGACACCAGCATATAGAGGATGTTTGTATAGGTAA